CGTTTTTGAGATCATGCTTTGCAACAAATTGTTCGAGCGCGGGGCGTTGCGGCCCGTCCCCGATTATCATCAGCTTCGAAATCGGCGCGTTGCGCAACGCTTGCAGCAGCGTCATAATGCCCTTTTCTTCGGACAAACGGCCGTAGTACGCGAAATAATCATCAAACTCCGGCGAATAGGGAAAGTCGCGCATTTCAATGGTATAAAACTGATGCCAAACCCGCTGTGCATCGACGCCGCTTTGCAACAGCTTATCACCCAAGAACCGGCTGGGCACGTGAAAGAGACGAATGACATCGTAAATCTTCATCCATTTGTGCAAATAGGATTCGGCGGCAACCATTGCGCTTGCCACGAGCGAATCTTTGTGGCAGCGTTCGAGCAGCGCATGATAAAAATTGCCAGTCACGCACTTTTCGCAAATACGGTTCTCCCGCATGATCAACAGCCGGTAACTCGGGCACACCAGTTTGTATTGGTGGCATGTTTGCATAACGGGAATGCCGTGCCGCTGAAACACGTGCAGAATCGAAGGCGATAGTTGATGATCGATCATGTGCAAATGCACGAGATCGGGCTTCACGCGATTGACGAGCTTTTCGACTTTAGCCTTGGCTTCCGTGGAATACAGCATGCGACCAAAAACCTTAGGCGCTTCCATGACTTTGTGCAGCGCGCCGTTGCCGTTATACTCGATGTAGGACACGAAATGCGCCGACCAATCCGAAGGAAAATTTTCTGGATGGTGCATCGAGAAGGGAATCACTTCATGGCCGTGACGTTCGAGAATGCGCTTCAGTTCAAAATAATAACGTTCCGCGCCGCCTTTGATGAAGTGATATTTGTCGATCATCAAAATTTTCATAGCGCCGGCTTGCTCGCATTCAGTTCGGTAGGCTGCTCGCCGCCCGGCGAGGGCGCGGCGGGTGAAGCGGTTGCTGTCGCCTCCCGCACCAGCCGGTAAATTGCGGCGGAATCCGTGGCGCGCTGGAATTCCTTCACGACAATGAGATCGAACTGCTGCTGCGCCATTTCTTTTTCGAAGTTGTTGCAGGCGAGAAAATAGGCTTCCTGCGTTTGATCCGCCGCTTGCCATGCCGCGGCAGGATGAATTTGCAAATCGCTGCGATCGAGCGCGCGGAGCATGACGAGCTTGTCCTCCGCATTCATAATTTTAACCCGACGCGCGCGCTCGCGCAATGAAATGTGGCGACGATCGAAGCGCGTTGTGCCCAATTCTTCTTCGGTAAATTCATAGAGCGCGGCATTGCTGGGCATTTCATAGCGCAAATAATTCATCAATTCTTGAAAATTTTGGTTGGAATCGAAGGCGATTTTCACGACTTCAAACGGCTCGGCCAGAGCGGGCGTTTTACCGGCAAGCACAAGTGCGAAGGGCGCCGCCAACAGCGCGGCGCCGCCAGCCAACGCCGGAATCTTTACACGCGGCCGAACGGCAAATCTCTGCCACATGAGCACAAGCGGCTGCGACAGCCGCATGATCAATACACCCATGGCGAGCGCCAGGGCAAAACCGGCTTCCAAAAGATAGCCGTTGTGATAATATTTTGCCGAAAGGAAGCAAATTAACGACGCGCCGGCCCACGCTATCGGCAAGCGGAGTTGATCATCAATGATGAACAAGTATATACAACAGAACACGAACCAGTAAATCGCAAACGGTTGCAATGCCATCAAACCGAACGCCAGGATGAACGTGAGCGGCGGCCACAGCCACTGCGCTTTATCAAAATGGAATTTGGTTTTAGCCAGACCGGCCAGATGATGCAAAACGCCGCCGCCAATAAGCGACAGCAATAGCGCGCCGGTGATGCCGCTGGTTAAGAGGCCGCCGTAATAAAAGAAGCGTTCCCGCAAGAATGCAATAATCGCCGCGACATTCGCGCCTTCCGCGAGCACCGAGCCTGCGCTGGTTTGCGGGGAAAGCGAGATCAGATAAAAACTCGGAAGCAATAATACGAGGGCAAGCCAATTATTGCGCAGAAACGCCAGGGCTTGTTTGCGTTGTTCGAGTAACACCGCTACCAAAATCGCAACCATCAACACCGGCGTGGTTTGGCGACTCATGGCCGGAGCGAGAAATACCAACATGCCCAGCAAGTGTGGCCAGCGCTGGTTTTGCAAATACGCCCAAAAGAAATAAAGCAGCGTGATCTGGTAGAAAAATGAAACCTGAATGGTCAAATGATACAAATTGTACATGGAGCCATAAAAGGCGGCCATCAACGCCAGACAACTCCACACAGCGGTGGCCAGGCCCCAGCGCTGTTCGGCCAGGCGGAACAGGAAATAAACCGCGATCATGAACAGCAAGCCGCCCACGACATAATATGGCCCCGCTGTAAGGCCAAAAAAATTCCACAGGCCCTTGACGTAAAGATAAACAAAGGGACGCCAATACGGCCCCATGCCGGGGTATTTGTCAAAGCCGTTGACAGCAGGATCCGGCGAAACGGCGTGGTAAAACGGCGAGGTGAATTCCTTTGCCCACAATATCACGGCGGAATCGTCGTGGCGAAAATACAATTGTGTGCCGATGAGCGGAACGCTGAGGAAGGGCAACAACGCCAATGCGAGCAGCAACAGGCGGGAGGGAGGCGCGGACGAAGCTCCCGGATTTTGTTTATGATTGCGATAAATTCGTTTCATGAGGTTGTGGCGAGCGTTTGTTCTTTTGCGCGAGCGCCATTTGTTTTTGTTTGAACAACATCACACGTTTCAAGCGGCTGACGGCGAACAGCAACGCGAGAACGAGCCAAAAGTAAGATTGCACACCGTAATTAATCCAAAAATCCGGGCCGACCCATGCGGCCAGGCAAAAACCAAGCATGCCGGCGAGCGCCCCGCGCGCATAATTGGCACAGTAGAGCACGCTGGACCGGCTCACCGCCCAAATTTCACGGAGGATCTCGAGCATGAACCATAGAAAACAGAGCAGCCCAGGAATGCCGATTTCGGCCGCGATCAACATGTAGACATTGTGCACGAAAATCACCGAAGCATAAAAACGATCGTTGTTATAACCCACGCCGATTACGGGGTTGCTCAGAATCAAAGGGATGGCTTCGTCGATTTGCTCGCCGCGGCCTTCGAGCTGACCTTCCGCGTCATCCTGGAACACGCGATCATAAATTTTGGGCGCAAATTTTATCGACAACAACCCGACACCCAAAAAAGCCAGCGCCAGCAAATTCGACAGAATGCGGCGAATTTTCACGCCGCGCTTGGTGAAATCGACGGCCAGCATGATCAATAAGCCAAAAACCAAGCCGCCCCACGAGCCGCGATTATAACTGGCCAGCAACGCCACGAGGCCGATGCCGAACGTCGCGAAACCGTACATCATCCATTTGGCGTTGCGCTCCGCCATCGCGTTGATGAGATAGCGCAGCGCGAGCGGCAGGGTGAGCAGCAAAAACATGCCGTAGTGATTGGCATGAAAAAACGTGCCCTTCGCGCGCCACCACATGTAGGATTGATAATGATCGATGACGCCGATCTTGAAAAAAGGGAATTTGTATTGCAGCAGCCCGATCATGCTCTGTACGATGATCGCGGCCATCAAGCAGCCCACGTAAAAGCGCACGTCGCCGGACGTTTTCACCGTGCGCAGCACGGCAAAGAACATGATCACATCGAACGCGAACATCACGAACGGGGCGCGCGCCATATTCGGGTCGATCGCTTTGGTGACGGCGAGCGCAGCAAAGAATAGCATGCCAAGCCACGGCCACAGCACGCGCGGCTTGGGATGTTTGATATCGCGTTTCGGTTCAATGAACGAATAAATCAGCAGTGCGAGAAAGGCGAGGTAGCTGAGCGTAATTACAGCGCCGAAGTAGGTAAGCAGCAATTCGATTTGGAAGCCGGCGGTAATGGTGCCGTACGCAAGCAAAAATCGGCGCCGATTCGTTGTGAGCAGAAAGCCGGCAATAAAAATAGCGGCAAAAAAAACAACTCCGATGATTCTTGTTTTGAACAGCAATGGTTCCATCACGATTTCCTGTGTGCGGCCGCAAGAAACAAAGTGTCACGTTTGTGCATCATTCTTTTGCATTAAGCAAATTTCAATCCAAGAATACAAATACGCCACAGATTAATTTATGCTCGGCAACTATGATTTTAAAGAGATTGGCAGGGTAACACTTGTTCAATAATAAAGAAAACAGGCGTTTCGTCGAATAAACTGCCCTATCGTGAACGACTGTTTCAATGTGAAACTTTCGCGACAGCGCAAACTGAGGTGCCAAAAGGCCTGATGATGAACCGCCCGAATCTCTCTTCCGTGTGCGTTATATAGGTGAGCATGGAATTCAATAGACCGAAGTTTAGGGTAAGGTCGGAACTGGCCTTGGCAGCATCTTGCTTGCCGCTGCGCAACACCCGGCGAACGAGGGCGAGCGCCGGTAAAAACATCATGTAGCGGTATTCGAGGCGCAGCGGCTCGAAGCCCGCCGCCCGCAATTTTTGCCGCAAGCTTTTGGCGGTATAGCGGCGTTGCGTCGAGACGGCTTGATCGTGTTCGCCGCGCAACCATTCGTAGGCCGGCAAGTTCAAAATGAGCGCACCGCCGGGCCGCAATACCCGTTTGAATTCTCGCAAGGCATTGACTTCATCATCGTCGTGCAGCAAATATAAAACATCCGCACAAATAATGCCGGTGAAACTGTTGGAGGAATACGGCAAATTTGTTACGGACGCGCAGCACAATTTATTGAACATGTGATCGCGATTGCAAGCGAATTGCAGTCCGGAGAGGGAGAGGTCAAAGCCGAGGGATTTGTAGTTCAACGATTGCAACAAAGCCAATGTCGCGCCCGTGCCGCATCCGGCATCCAATAGCCATCCGTCATTGGAAACATATCGGCGGACGACATGCTCGAGCCAACAGCGCAGCGCGCGGTACCACCAATGCGAATTCTCCGCTTCGAACATGATACGGTATTCTTGCGGGAGCATGAGGGTTGAGGTTGAGGAGGCCGCCATCGGAACAACCTTTCGGGATTCTTATCTGCGATTTTCTCTCGTGAACAGAAGTGTTACCAGCAGGCAAATGCGAAAATCACCGGTGATAAAATTCCCGGACACATGCCGCCACGAACTCGATTTCATCTTCTCGAATCTCGGGGTAGAGCGGCAGCGACACGATTTCCTGGGCGGCCTTTTCCGCTTCCGGCAAAGCGCCGAGCGGCAGGTTTAAATCCTGGTAGGCTTCCTGGCAATGCACCGGCACGGGATAGTGAATGATGGTTTGAATGCCGCGTTCGGCCAAAAAGGAACAAAGTTCATCGCGCCGGTCACAGCGAATGACATAAAGATGAAACACGTGTTCGCCCCACGTCATCGTCTGCGGTAATACTATTGGCAAGCCCTGCAGCAGTTGATCGTAGAGCCGCGCCAGCTCTCGCCGCCGGGCATTCCAATAATCAAGGTAGAGCAGCTTCCTCCGCAGAACGGCAGCTTGCAACTCATCCAACCGGCTGTTGAAACCCTTGGTCGCATGATAATAACGCTTGGTTTGTCCGTAATTGCGCAACAGCCGCAAACGTTCGGCAATCTCAGGATCATTGGTGCATACAAAACCGCCGTCGCCGTAAGCGCCGAGATTCTTGCTGGGATAGAAGCTGAAGCAGCCCGCCTCACCATAAGTTCCGGCCTTGCGCTGTTCAAAGGTTGCGCCGTGCGCCTGGCAGGCATCTTCCACCACACGAAGATTGTGCTTCCGCGCGATTTCAAGCAAGGGCGAAAGGTTCGCCGTTTGCCCGTAAAGATGCACAGGCAGCAAAACTTTCGTCGCCGGCGTGATCACCGCCTCGACTTGTGAAACATCCATCGTGTAGGTTGCCGGATCGATATCCACCAACACGGGTTTGGCGTTTGCGAATGAAATTGCGGAGATCGTCGGTACCGCCGTATTCGGCACGGTGATGACTTCGTCGCCCGCAGTAACGCCGCAGGCGAGCAGGGCCAGATGCAACGCTTCGGTGCCGGAGCCGACACCCACGCCATGCCGCGCGCCAAGATAAGCGGAGAATTCCTGCTCGAACGCCTCGCCTTCTTCTCCCAAAATAAACCAGGCGCGGTTGAACACACGCGCCAGGGCTTCATCAATTTCATTTTTCATCGCCGTATGCTGGCGGGACATGTCAAGAAAACTGATTTTCATCTTTGGGCCAATACTCGTTTTTGTGTTGTTGGAAATATTTCACGGTGCGTTCCAGGCCGTCGCGCAATCTCACCTGCGGCTCCCACCCCAGCACGCTGCGGATCTTTTCATAATTGCCGTAATAATCGCCAATGTCGATCCGTTTTTTTTCCTCCGGGAACGGTATGATTTTGTAGGAACCGGTGCCGGTGATCTCGATCAACATTTCGACAAAGCGCAAGAGGCTGAACACTTCCATGCCGCCGAGGTTGAAGGCCTCGCCATTGGCGCGCTCATCTGCCGCAGCGAGCAGGAATGCGTCGACGACATCATCAACATAGTTGTAATCCCGGCGCTGTTTGCCATCCCCAAATATTTTGATTTCTTCGCCATTGATTGCCTGGCGAATAAAGACACCGATAAACCCCTGGCGATTGTGTTTCATCAGCATGCGCGGGCCATAGGTGTTGGTCAAGCGCAGCGAGCAGGCGCGAATGCCGTAAACGTTGTTGTAGAGCAAATGATAGGTTTCGCCCGCAATTTTGTTGATGCCGTTGACATCGGTCGGAATCATCAAATGGCGTTCGTCGACGGGCAAATATTGCGGCTTGCCGTATTGCTGCCGCGTTCCGGCGAAAATGATCTTGACCTCGGGATTGAACTTGCGGCAGGCTTCGAGAATCGAAAGCTGGCTGATGCAATTGATCTCAAGATCGTTGTAGGGGTTTTCCATACTGTCGATATGGCTGACCTGCCCGGCGAGGTTGAAAATGTAATGCTGGCCGCGCACGAGATAATTCATAGTCGGGCGCGTGCGCACGTCCGCGATATTGATGCGGATGCGTTCTTCATAACCGCGCAGATTGAAAAAATTGCCGCCGTAGTCATCGATCAACGAATCGACCACAGTTACGCGAGCTCCCATCTCCGCCAAGCGAATCGCCAGGTTGGACCCGATGAAACCCAACCCGCCGGTGATCATGACGTTTTTGTCATGAAACGATTTCGTGAGCTCGAGCATGAACGGGATGTTTGAGTTGGGATTGTTTTTTGACGACCAGACGCCACCATAATTTGGTGAGATCGACGCCCACGCGCGCAATGCGCCGGAACTTGAAAAACGTCGATTTGCCGCTGGCGCGATGAAAATGTGTCACCGGCACTTCTGCAAAGCGGCACCCGACATCGTGCATTTTTTTGATCATCTCGACACAGATCACGCCGCTGTTGTGTTCAAGATGGATGCGATCAAAAATGCCGCGCCGCATCAGCCGGAAATCGCAATCCACATCGCGAATGGTGAAGCCGAAAGCCAGCTTGGTGACGGTATGATACAGCTTTCCAATGACGATGCGATACCAGGGGTCGTTCCGCTTGATTTTGTACCCGTTGACGATATCGATGCCGGGGCGCATCGCAGACACGAGTTTTTTTAACTCGCGCACGTCGTACTGCGCATCACCATCGGTGTAAAAAATATAATCCTTCGTGGCAGCGTTAAACCCGCTTTTCAGCGCGCCCCCGTATCCCCGGTTTATCTTGTGATGAACGACGCGAAGCTGGGGGAAGTTTTTCTCAAGAAAGTTGAGCACCTCTAGCGTGCTCTCGCCGCTGCCATCGTTGACTAAAATGACCTCGAAGTCGCTGGTAATTTGCTCGGCGGTCGCAATTGCCAGCGCTGCCATGCTTCCGATCGTTCCCCAGTCATTGTAGACCGGGAAAAAAATCGACAAGCTGATGCCGTTCGTGCTGTGTTCCATGGGCGTGAGAATTGTTGGTCATGGCTCAGCTCTGATACGTCATGAAAATTCCCACGCTCATCAATCCAATCCCGATCCATCGAGTCACGGTCATTTGTTCGTCGAAGAGCCACCAGGACAGCACCAAAATCAAAATGTAACTCAAGGTGGTTGATACCGGAAAGGCAAGGCTTAATTCGAAACGCGAGAGCACGACAATCCACAATGTCGCGCTGATTCCCGCGCTCAACACCCAACCCATGAGATAGGGGTTGAGCAGCAACGCCGTCAGCGTTGAAAGTAACTGCGTCGGATCAAGGCTGAAACGCTGGGAGGCTGTCGCCTTTTTGAGCAGCAACTGGCCGGTAATGGTGGTGGCAATCGAGATCAGAAAGATGATGTTTGCATAGGTCTTGCTCATGGCACCTTCAGAGCGAAATTAATGAGATGATCATGCAAGCATCTTAACATTAATTTAATCAACAACAATTGCTTGCCACTTCAATTACCAACAGTTTCATGCAGATGCGGAACGATTTTGCTCGCCAAAGCCAAGCGTTTCATCCAGGAGGTAAAGTGGCCGGCGCTTAACTTCATCAAAAATACGCCCCAGATATTCACCGATGATGCCGATGGTAATCAATTGAATGCCACCTAAGAAAAGCACGGCAATGATGAGGGAGGCGAAACCCGGTACGTATGAGCTTGGCACGAACAGGCGTTTATAAAGTTGCACCAACGCCGCGACGAATGATATGCCGGAGGTGATAAAACCCAGAAGGGCGGCCATGCGGAGCGGCGCGTACGAAAATGAAACGAATCCATCCACCGCAAGCTTGATGAGCTTGTACAGCGTGTAGTGCGTCTCACCACCAAACCGTTCGTCCCGTTCGTAGGCCAGGCCGATTTGCCGGAATCCCACCCAGCTTCGAATGCCGCGCACAAAACGGTTGCGCTCCGGCATGGCGCGCATGACGCTCACGACTTTTTGATCCATGATGCAAAAATCGCCGCTATCGAGCGGAACGTCGATATCCGCGATGCGCTTGAGGATGCGATAGAAGGCGGCATACGCGGCGCGCTTGAAAATATTTTCTTTTCGCTTGGTGCGAATGGCATACACCACGTCATAGCCGTCGCGCCATTTGGCGATAAATTGCGGCAGGCATTCCGGCGGATCCTGCAAATCCGCGTCCATGACGATCACGGCGCTGCCCGTTGCAAAGTCAAGCCCCGCGCTTACCGCGGTTTGATGGCCGAAATTGCGGGTGAAACTCACGAGCTTGATGCGCGGATCGCGATGATGCAGCTCGCGCAACAAGTCGCGCGAACGATCGCGGCTGCCGTCGTTGATAAAAATAATTTCGTAAGGCTCGCCTAACGTTTCCAAAACTTTCGTGAGGCGTTCATAGATCATCGGTATGTTGGCTTCTTCATTGTAGACGGGCAGCACGATCGAAAATGTGACTTTCGTGCGCGCCGCGGCTTCCTTACGCTCTGGCATCGCTCCACCCTCTGCTTTCACATGCCGGACGCCTTTAACCGCGCCG
This is a stretch of genomic DNA from Cytophagia bacterium CHB2. It encodes these proteins:
- a CDS encoding glycosyltransferase family 4 protein, whose translation is MASGGSNAGSLFSRLQQLRKRNGAAAVRSHCREGIPARHGFRRNLPAGAGGDSNRFTRRALAGRRAAYRTECEQAGAMKILMIDKYHFIKGGAERYYFELKRILERHGHEVIPFSMHHPENFPSDWSAHFVSYIEYNGNGALHKVMEAPKVFGRMLYSTEAKAKVEKLVNRVKPDLVHLHMIDHQLSPSILHVFQRHGIPVMQTCHQYKLVCPSYRLLIMRENRICEKCVTGNFYHALLERCHKDSLVASAMVAAESYLHKWMKIYDVIRLFHVPSRFLGDKLLQSGVDAQRVWHQFYTIEMRDFPYSPEFDDYFAYYGRLSEEKGIMTLLQALRNAPISKLMIIGDGPQRPALEQFVAKHDLKNVVFMGNRSAQELVSLVGRAKFVVVPSEWYDNSPLVIYESFSMGKPVIATRMGGMPELIEDGVNGRLFEAKDDQALTVLINDMLRDETRLKAMGRAARQTAEREFDPETHYRKMLVAYQSLLP
- a CDS encoding methyltransferase domain-containing protein produces the protein MAASSTSTLMLPQEYRIMFEAENSHWWYRALRCWLEHVVRRYVSNDGWLLDAGCGTGATLALLQSLNYKSLGFDLSLSGLQFACNRDHMFNKLCCASVTNLPYSSNSFTGIICADVLYLLHDDDEVNALREFKRVLRPGGALILNLPAYEWLRGEHDQAVSTQRRYTAKSLRQKLRAAGFEPLRLEYRYMMFLPALALVRRVLRSGKQDAAKASSDLTLNFGLLNSMLTYITHTEERFGRFIIRPFGTSVCAVAKVSH
- a CDS encoding DegT/DnrJ/EryC1/StrS family aminotransferase, whose translation is MKISFLDMSRQHTAMKNEIDEALARVFNRAWFILGEEGEAFEQEFSAYLGARHGVGVGSGTEALHLALLACGVTAGDEVITVPNTAVPTISAISFANAKPVLVDIDPATYTMDVSQVEAVITPATKVLLPVHLYGQTANLSPLLEIARKHNLRVVEDACQAHGATFEQRKAGTYGEAGCFSFYPSKNLGAYGDGGFVCTNDPEIAERLRLLRNYGQTKRYYHATKGFNSRLDELQAAVLRRKLLYLDYWNARRRELARLYDQLLQGLPIVLPQTMTWGEHVFHLYVIRCDRRDELCSFLAERGIQTIIHYPVPVHCQEAYQDLNLPLGALPEAEKAAQEIVSLPLYPEIREDEIEFVAACVREFYHR
- a CDS encoding NAD-dependent epimerase/dehydratase family protein, translated to MLELTKSFHDKNVMITGGLGFIGSNLAIRLAEMGARVTVVDSLIDDYGGNFFNLRGYEERIRINIADVRTRPTMNYLVRGQHYIFNLAGQVSHIDSMENPYNDLEINCISQLSILEACRKFNPEVKIIFAGTRQQYGKPQYLPVDERHLMIPTDVNGINKIAGETYHLLYNNVYGIRACSLRLTNTYGPRMLMKHNRQGFIGVFIRQAINGEEIKIFGDGKQRRDYNYVDDVVDAFLLAAADERANGEAFNLGGMEVFSLLRFVEMLIEITGTGSYKIIPFPEEKKRIDIGDYYGNYEKIRSVLGWEPQVRLRDGLERTVKYFQQHKNEYWPKDENQFS
- a CDS encoding glycosyltransferase family 2 protein, which codes for MEHSTNGISLSIFFPVYNDWGTIGSMAALAIATAEQITSDFEVILVNDGSGESTLEVLNFLEKNFPQLRVVHHKINRGYGGALKSGFNAATKDYIFYTDGDAQYDVRELKKLVSAMRPGIDIVNGYKIKRNDPWYRIVIGKLYHTVTKLAFGFTIRDVDCDFRLMRRGIFDRIHLEHNSGVICVEMIKKMHDVGCRFAEVPVTHFHRASGKSTFFKFRRIARVGVDLTKLWWRLVVKKQSQLKHPVHARAHEIVS
- a CDS encoding glycosyltransferase family 2 protein, translated to MRHGCVQSGKLVEENDLLHEISHFEIGAVKGVRHVKAEGGAMPERKEAAARTKVTFSIVLPVYNEEANIPMIYERLTKVLETLGEPYEIIFINDGSRDRSRDLLRELHHRDPRIKLVSFTRNFGHQTAVSAGLDFATGSAVIVMDADLQDPPECLPQFIAKWRDGYDVVYAIRTKRKENIFKRAAYAAFYRILKRIADIDVPLDSGDFCIMDQKVVSVMRAMPERNRFVRGIRSWVGFRQIGLAYERDERFGGETHYTLYKLIKLAVDGFVSFSYAPLRMAALLGFITSGISFVAALVQLYKRLFVPSSYVPGFASLIIAVLFLGGIQLITIGIIGEYLGRIFDEVKRRPLYLLDETLGFGEQNRSASA